The DNA region TGAGGCAGACACGCTGTTCATGCGCGTTGCCGGGCCGGAGCTGACCCACCCGGACCACGCCCGCCGCGCCAGCAAGGCGTTTAACGAAATGCGCAAGCTGAACCAGGGCGTTTACAAAAACCATCTCGGCGGCACCATCACCGCCAAGGAGGCGGCATGAGCAACTTCGGAACGTACCAGAACAACACTGACTTTTGGAGCGCTGTAGGAGAGTGGCGCATGGGGCTGGATGACAACCGCGGCCAGCGCGCCGAGCTGCGCCGCGCCAAGACGCCTGTGGAAATTCTTTGCTCGCCGGCGTACCAGCGCGGATTTGTGACCCATCTGGCGTCCAAGGGATTCCCCCTGGATGCGGACGATATTGAACGCCTCGCCCCGGCAGCCGGCCTGCTGGCCCATGTGACCGTGTTT from Oceanidesulfovibrio marinus includes:
- the casB gene encoding type I-E CRISPR-associated protein Cse2/CasB, which encodes MSNFGTYQNNTDFWSAVGEWRMGLDDNRGQRAELRRAKTPVEILCSPAYQRGFVTHLASKGFPLDADDIERLAPAAGLLAHVTVFSGKSHFARQLAASNKGSQDVRDQRFKKLMAIEDRDELYLMLMRLIRYLDGSAHVNSLVRSVFYWGDTVKRNWALNYYTA